A region of Lycium barbarum isolate Lr01 chromosome 3, ASM1917538v2, whole genome shotgun sequence DNA encodes the following proteins:
- the LOC132632548 gene encoding probable pectate lyase 18 — protein sequence MGAFSLSLLFILSFLLLLPSLFASSSPQAVVDEVHRSLNGSRRNLGYLSCGTGNPIDDCWRCDPNWEKNRQRLADCAIGFGKNAIGGRDGKIYVVTDSGDDDPVTPKPGTLRHAVIQTEPLWIIFKSDMVIQLKEELIMNSFKTIDGRGASVHISGGPCITIQYVTNIIIHGIHIHDCKQGGNAMVRSSPSHYGWRTVSDGDGVSIFGGSHIWVDHCSLSNCHDGLIDAIMGSTAITISNNFMTHHDKVMLLGHSDSYTQDKNMQVTIAFNHFGEGLVQRMPRCRHGYFHVVNNDYTHWEMYAIGGSASPTINSQGNRFLAPDIRFSKEVTKHEDAPESEWKSWNWRTEGDLMLNGAYFTQSGAGASSSSYAKASSLSARPSSLVSNLVSGSGVLNCRKGSRC from the exons ATGGGcgctttctctctttctctactaTTCATCTTGTCTTTCCTTCTCCTTCTTCCGTCCCTCTTTGCCTCCTCTAGTCCTCAAGCTGTTGTTGATGAAGTGCATAG GAGCCTAAATGGTTCAAGGAGGAACTTGGGCTATCTTTCATGTGGTACTGGAAACCCAATCGATGACTGCTGGCGTTGTGATCCCAACTGGGAGAAAAACCGCCAGCGGTTAGCTGACTGCGCCATTGGCTTTGGCAAAAACGCCATTGGTGGCAGGGACGGTAAAATCTACGTCGTCACTGACTCTGGTGACGACGACCCTGTCACACCAAAGCCGGGGACTCTCAGGCACGCTGTCATTCAGACAGAACCCTTGTGGATTATTTTCAAAAGCGACATGGTCATCCAATTAAAAGAAGAACTAATTATGAACTCATTTAAAACAATTGATGGAAGAGGCGCTAGTGTACATATTTCGGGCGGTCCATGTATAACTATACAGTACGTGACGAATATTATTATACATGGAATTCACATACACGATTGTAAGCAAGGAGGAAATGCTATGGTGCGGAGTAGTCCATCGCATTATGGGTGGAGGACTGTTTCTGATGGTGATGGAGTGTCTATATTTGGTGGGAGCCATATTTGGGTGGATCATTGTTCTTTATCTAACTGTCATGACGGCTTGATTGACGCTATTATGGGGTCCACAGCGATTACCATTTCAAACAATTTCATGACGCACCATGATAAAGTCATGCTCCTGGGACACAGTGATTCTTATACTCAAGACAAGAACATGCAAGTCACTATTGCTTTTAATCACTTCGGTGAAGGCCTTGTCCAAAGAATGCCAAG ATGTAGACATGGTTACTTCCATGTGGTGAACAATGACTACACACACTGGGAAATGTATGCCATTGGTGGAAGTGCTAGTCCCACCATCAATAGCCAAGGCAACAGATTCCTTGCCCCTGATATCAGGTTCAGCAAAGAG GTTACAAAACACGAGGATGCACCAGAGAGTGAATGGAAGAGTTGGAACTGGAGGACAGAAGGGGACCTAATGTTAAATGGTGCATATTTTACACAATCAGGAGCTGGAGCTAGTTCATCGAGTTATGCTAAAGCGTCAAGCTTAAGTGCAAGGCCCTCTTCATTAGTCAGCAACCTTGTCTCCGGTTCTGGAGTTCTCAATTGCCGAAAGGGTTCTCGTTGTTGA